A section of the Paenibacillus yonginensis genome encodes:
- a CDS encoding carbohydrate ABC transporter permease, which produces MIKRFLYSQKVAPYVFVLPFVLVFAIFWVYPLLSSFQMSFQQITLGQDSSFARFDNYSKLLTDTVFLKAVVNSAIYMVLTLVILIPFPMLFAVLINNRLMWGREFFKSSFFFPALTSVVVAGTIFRLMFGEMEGSLINSVLGLFGVEPVKFLKGQTTGFVALLSLATWRWTGVNMLYFLSGLKSIPDDYYEAASIDGASSFQKFTRITMPLLKPVTIYVLTISIYAGLAMFIESMMLWNGNNSPKNIGLTIVGYLYRQGIEKNNLGYAAAVGIVLLLITMIINLTQLAFTGLFKKED; this is translated from the coding sequence ATGATTAAACGATTTTTATATTCCCAAAAGGTCGCCCCTTACGTATTCGTCCTCCCTTTTGTGCTGGTGTTCGCCATCTTCTGGGTTTACCCGCTGCTCAGCTCCTTTCAAATGAGCTTTCAGCAAATCACGCTGGGGCAGGATTCGAGCTTCGCTCGCTTTGACAACTACAGCAAGCTGCTGACCGATACCGTGTTCCTGAAGGCTGTTGTGAACAGCGCCATCTACATGGTGCTTACGCTGGTCATCCTGATTCCTTTTCCGATGCTGTTTGCGGTGCTGATCAACAACCGGCTGATGTGGGGACGCGAATTCTTCAAATCCTCGTTCTTTTTCCCGGCTTTAACATCCGTTGTTGTGGCGGGCACGATCTTCCGGCTGATGTTCGGGGAAATGGAGGGCTCGCTGATCAACAGCGTGCTTGGACTGTTCGGCGTGGAGCCGGTCAAATTTCTGAAAGGCCAAACGACTGGCTTTGTAGCTTTGCTATCCCTTGCCACCTGGAGGTGGACCGGTGTGAACATGCTTTATTTTCTGTCCGGCCTCAAAAGCATTCCAGACGACTATTACGAAGCCGCCTCCATCGACGGAGCCTCCAGCTTCCAGAAGTTCACCCGGATTACGATGCCGCTGCTGAAGCCGGTCACCATCTACGTGCTGACAATCAGCATTTATGCCGGACTTGCCATGTTTATTGAAAGCATGATGCTCTGGAACGGCAACAACTCGCCGAAAAATATCGGCCTGACTATCGTCGGTTACCTGTACCGCCAAGGCATAGAGAAGAACAACCTCGGTTACGCCGCCGCGGTCGGCATCGTGCTGCTGCTGATCACCATGATCATCAATCTGACGCAGCTCGCGTTCACCGGCCTGTTCAAGAAGGAGGATTAG
- a CDS encoding ABC transporter substrate-binding protein gives MKVNKWFILLAALSLVLFMSGCGKSSGSAGGEQSVLDGGAGDNATELSYWTFVELHGKHFEKMLEKWNAANPDRQIKLNVTVMPYDDMHNKLSIALQTGTGAPDIADIELGKFPDFLKGTPQLEPLNDVIDPYRDTLVKSRVDLYSKDGVNYGIPTHVGASVAFYNTEILQEAGVDYTQIVTWDDFKKAGIQVYEKTGKSMGTADTSATWQESMLLAQQGADFTDEQGNPKVNSPEMAKALTILKDLQDNNVISTIAGGQPDTEEAYGEFNSGKYATAFMPLWMMSRYTNYMPDLSGKIAIAPIPVIEPGMPRSVGGGGTGTVVTKTAKDIQLAKDFLAFAKLSEDANIEIWNTLGFDPVNMDVWNMQDVTHNPDNEFVKYFINNPFDVLNEIKDEIKLIKSVPASPTINNVLNTVTLNEIFEDGKDIQQALDDAQKQIEQELK, from the coding sequence ATGAAGGTTAACAAGTGGTTTATCCTGCTCGCTGCACTTTCGCTTGTGCTGTTTATGAGCGGCTGCGGCAAATCCTCCGGCAGCGCCGGCGGCGAACAATCCGTCCTGGACGGCGGCGCCGGAGACAATGCAACCGAACTGTCCTATTGGACGTTCGTGGAGCTGCACGGCAAACATTTCGAGAAAATGCTGGAGAAATGGAACGCGGCGAACCCTGATCGCCAGATCAAGCTGAACGTCACGGTGATGCCTTATGACGATATGCACAACAAGCTGTCCATCGCCCTGCAGACCGGTACCGGAGCTCCGGATATCGCAGATATCGAGCTGGGCAAATTCCCGGACTTCCTGAAAGGCACACCTCAGCTTGAGCCTCTGAACGACGTGATTGATCCATACAGGGATACGCTTGTTAAATCCCGCGTCGACTTATACAGCAAAGACGGCGTTAATTACGGCATTCCGACCCATGTCGGCGCATCTGTCGCTTTCTACAATACGGAAATCCTGCAGGAAGCCGGTGTCGACTACACCCAAATCGTAACCTGGGACGATTTCAAGAAAGCCGGTATCCAGGTCTATGAGAAGACCGGCAAATCCATGGGAACGGCCGACACAAGCGCCACCTGGCAGGAATCAATGCTGCTGGCCCAGCAGGGCGCCGACTTCACGGATGAACAAGGCAATCCGAAGGTAAATTCACCGGAAATGGCCAAAGCCTTAACGATTCTTAAAGATCTCCAGGACAATAACGTGATCTCCACAATCGCCGGCGGCCAGCCGGATACCGAGGAAGCCTACGGCGAGTTTAATTCCGGTAAATATGCGACCGCCTTCATGCCGCTCTGGATGATGTCACGTTATACGAACTACATGCCCGATCTCTCCGGCAAAATTGCCATCGCGCCGATTCCGGTCATTGAACCCGGCATGCCCAGATCGGTTGGCGGCGGCGGAACCGGTACAGTCGTAACCAAAACGGCCAAGGATATTCAGCTGGCCAAAGACTTCCTGGCTTTCGCCAAGCTGTCGGAGGATGCCAATATCGAAATCTGGAATACGCTAGGTTTCGATCCGGTCAACATGGACGTATGGAACATGCAGGACGTAACCCACAACCCCGATAATGAATTCGTCAAATATTTCATCAACAATCCGTTTGATGTGCTGAATGAAATCAAAGACGAAATCAAGCTGATCAAATCGGTTCCGGCCTCCCCTACCATCAACAACGTGCTGAATACGGTGACGCTGAACGAAATTTTCGAGGACGGCAAAGACATTCAGCAGGCGCTGGACGACGCCCAGAAGCAGATCGAGCAGGAATTAAAATAA
- a CDS encoding alpha-N-arabinofuranosidase codes for MADSVQQARIIVDKTFRIAEVDKRIYGSFIEHLGRAVYGGIYEKEHPTADSRGFRNDVKQLIQELGVPIIRYPGGNFVSGYNWEDGVGPVEQRPRKLELAWRTTEPNWVGTNEFAAWAKEIGSEVMMAVNLGTRGVDEARNLIEYCNHPGGSQWSDLRRQHGFEQPHRIKTWCLGNEMDGPWQIGQKTPAEYGRLAYETAKAMRLVDPDIELVSCGSSGSSMPTFPEWEAITLDYTYEVADFVSLHQYYGNRDNDTPNYLARTMDMDHFIRTVIATCDYIKAKKRSKKTMYLSFDEWNVWYHSNDADSRIDPWGIAPPQLEDIYNFEDALLVGSMLITFLKHADRVKMACLAQLVNVIAPIMTEEGGRVWRQTIYYPYLHASRFGRGVSLNPIIESPVYDAKDYTDVPYLDSAVVYDEENETLTLFAVNRHLEDSLALTCDVRGFEGYGVAEHIVLQSDDLKAVNSADQERVKPHSGGDASLQDGYVQALIPKASWNVIRLAKTKA; via the coding sequence ATGGCCGATAGTGTTCAACAAGCAAGGATCATTGTAGACAAAACATTCCGAATTGCCGAAGTCGACAAAAGGATTTACGGTTCTTTTATCGAGCACCTGGGCAGAGCTGTATACGGCGGCATTTACGAGAAAGAGCATCCTACAGCAGACAGCCGCGGATTCCGAAACGACGTCAAGCAGCTTATCCAGGAGCTCGGAGTGCCGATCATTCGATATCCGGGAGGCAACTTCGTGTCGGGCTATAATTGGGAAGATGGGGTTGGTCCTGTAGAGCAAAGGCCGCGGAAGCTGGAGCTGGCCTGGAGAACGACCGAGCCCAATTGGGTAGGCACCAATGAATTTGCTGCTTGGGCCAAGGAAATCGGTTCGGAGGTCATGATGGCCGTCAACCTGGGAACCCGTGGAGTAGACGAAGCCCGCAACCTGATCGAATACTGCAACCATCCGGGCGGCAGCCAGTGGAGCGATCTGCGCAGACAGCACGGCTTCGAGCAGCCCCACCGCATCAAAACCTGGTGTCTCGGCAACGAAATGGATGGTCCTTGGCAGATCGGCCAGAAGACACCGGCAGAATATGGACGTCTCGCTTACGAGACAGCGAAGGCCATGCGCCTTGTCGATCCGGATATCGAGCTGGTATCCTGCGGAAGCTCCGGTTCGTCCATGCCGACCTTCCCTGAATGGGAAGCCATTACCCTGGACTATACGTATGAAGTGGCCGATTTCGTATCCCTCCATCAATATTACGGAAACCGGGATAACGACACGCCTAACTATCTCGCCCGCACTATGGATATGGATCATTTCATCCGCACGGTCATCGCCACCTGCGATTACATCAAAGCCAAGAAACGCAGCAAGAAGACGATGTATCTCAGCTTCGATGAATGGAATGTCTGGTATCACTCGAATGATGCCGACAGCAGGATTGACCCATGGGGCATTGCGCCTCCGCAGCTCGAGGACATCTACAACTTCGAAGATGCGCTGCTCGTCGGCAGTATGCTGATTACGTTCCTGAAACACGCCGACCGGGTTAAAATGGCTTGCCTGGCCCAGCTCGTCAACGTTATTGCTCCCATTATGACCGAAGAAGGCGGACGGGTATGGCGGCAGACCATCTACTATCCTTATCTCCACGCTTCCCGGTTCGGCCGCGGCGTGTCCCTGAATCCGATCATCGAATCACCAGTCTATGATGCCAAAGACTATACCGATGTGCCTTACCTGGACAGTGCCGTCGTATATGACGAAGAGAACGAAACGTTAACCCTCTTTGCCGTGAACCGGCATCTGGAGGATAGTCTCGCCTTAACCTGTGACGTGCGAGGATTCGAGGGCTACGGCGTTGCCGAGCATATCGTGCTTCAGTCCGATGACCTGAAAGCCGTCAACTCCGCTGATCAGGAACGGGTTAAACCGCATTCCGGCGGTGACGCCTCTCTCCAGGACGGCTACGTGCAAGCCCTGATTCCCAAAGCTTCCTGGAACGTGATTCGCCTGGCCAAAACCAAAGCTTGA
- a CDS encoding ArsR/SmtB family transcription factor, whose protein sequence is MIYIKDLMSGLDIFKALSSEIRIQILELLASNQALNLNEIASRLNLSNGAITMHIKKLEDSGLIEINTSVGKHGIQKMCYLNKDKLMVDLRSKDTENLYEVDIQIGHYSNYQVTPTCGLATKDSIIGDFDDPRYFADPQRIDAEILWLTEGFVEYRIPNYLKSNQTFREIQFCLELGSEAPGYDNNYPSDIYFYLNGVQLGYWTSPGDFGDTRGTFNPDWWPPHLNQYGMLKLIRINREGSFIDGCRISDVTLEQIGLDYKSELTFRLGVAEEAVNKRGMTIYGKHFGNYGQDLMARVLYEMKTEAREG, encoded by the coding sequence ATGATTTATATTAAAGACTTGATGAGTGGCCTTGATATTTTTAAAGCGCTCAGCTCGGAGATCCGGATTCAGATTCTGGAGCTTCTGGCTTCCAACCAGGCGCTGAATTTGAATGAAATCGCAAGCAGGCTCAACTTAAGCAACGGGGCAATCACGATGCACATCAAAAAGCTGGAGGACAGTGGACTGATTGAAATTAATACGTCCGTCGGCAAACATGGCATTCAGAAGATGTGTTATCTGAACAAAGATAAGCTGATGGTGGATCTGCGCAGCAAAGATACGGAGAACTTGTATGAAGTGGACATTCAGATCGGGCACTACAGCAATTATCAAGTGACGCCGACCTGCGGTCTGGCAACCAAAGACAGCATTATCGGCGATTTTGACGATCCGCGTTATTTTGCCGATCCGCAGCGGATTGATGCGGAGATTTTATGGCTCACCGAAGGTTTTGTAGAATATCGGATTCCTAATTATTTGAAATCCAATCAGACCTTTCGCGAGATCCAGTTCTGCCTGGAACTGGGCTCTGAAGCACCCGGATACGATAACAATTATCCTTCGGACATTTATTTTTATTTGAACGGAGTACAGCTTGGGTATTGGACCAGTCCCGGTGATTTCGGAGATACCCGCGGCACCTTCAATCCGGATTGGTGGCCGCCGCATTTGAATCAGTACGGGATGCTGAAGCTGATTCGCATCAACCGGGAGGGCAGCTTTATCGACGGCTGCCGGATTTCGGATGTGACGCTGGAGCAGATTGGCTTGGATTACAAAAGCGAGCTGACCTTCCGGCTGGGCGTCGCCGAAGAGGCAGTCAACAAACGCGGCATGACGATCTACGGCAAACATTTCGGCAACTACGGCCAGGATTTGATGGCCCGGGTTTTGTATGAGATGAAGACTGAGGCAAGAGAGGGATAA